The stretch of DNA AACGACCCTTGAACACCGGCAAATATTAAACAACATCTTTCCATATAATCTTGGCATTTGCTTTCCGTCGACCAGCCAGGTTTATACGAGAGTTCGGTTACCTCAAAAATTATTTTTCCTCCATGGGTGCACAAAACAGTTATTTAATGGACGTAATTATATATTGCCAAGTTCCCAATTTTTTCTCCTTCTTCCGTTCATCAGACGTCTTGGCCTGGTTTTGGGCATTGATCGAATAATCTTCACGAGCACCATTGATTAAGTATAACTCGTTTACCGGTAACTCCGTTGAGGGAAATTGGGCCGGGCAATTAGTCCACGGACACAATACCGACCCATTTATATTAAAGACTTAATAATTACCCAAAATGTTCCTGTTAATGCATAATAAAAGACCCCAAGAAATAAGGTCTTTTATCTTTAAGCTCCGACTCTTTTTTTTATGTAATATGCCAGTACAAAGGGAATCAGAGGTACAAGTGCGAATAACCTAAACCAATTCTCAAAACCGCTAAAATAAAGCATTGGTAGTAAAAAAGCCATCCCACTTATAAGTAGTAACGGCCAAGATTTTTTCCATAGTCCGTAAACAGATAAAAACAGAGCAACTCCAATCAATAGCCAGAAGATGAATCCTACCCAATAGAAGCCCATTTGCCCACCTCCCTGAATAGCATATATAAAAAATCCCAGTCCTAAGAAGCCTTTACAGTGGCACATTTAAAATCTTATTCTCTCATACCACTCTCAATAAATTTTGTTATTCTTCCCTCTTTTTAATCCCTTTTTCTTTTATTAACTCATATCCCGAGGATAAAACAGAAATACTTACTAAACCAATAGCTCCCCATTCTAATGCGGTCCAATCAGAACGATACCTAGTGAATAATACCCATAGTAACCACAAAGATCCCATAATTACAATAATTAGCCTTTGTAACAACAAAATAAATACCTCCTTTTCATAGATTTGTTGTTCATAAGCATCGGTTTTTACGGCGCAGGTAGAGCTTTTCGTTTAAACTATTCCACGGAAATCTGTATAGTAAAAGAACCCAAATTGTCCCGGTACTCCCAGTAACCCGCATTGACCAGTGCTACCGCTTTACTGCCGCGCGGAAGCTCCCAGCTTAATTTTAAGACATATTCTTTTTCGGTTGCATCACCGGTGGTTTCAGGCTGTTTCCCAATCGCCATACTTACTGAACTTTCCATTTTAGGTCTTGTGCGATGAATTTTTCCTTGCGCATCTAAAACCTGCCAATCCGAGATTGAAAAGGGCCAGGGGTTTTTTTCGTCGATGAGATAACTAATTGTTGCCTCTTCTATGCGCCCGTGTTGCTGTAAATTCATAATCCGCACTTCGCGCCCGTCAGGCGCAACGGCTGATTGTTCACCGCTCAAAGGTAGTCGCGTTTCGCCTTTTTGGTAAACCCGGCCCGCCAATTCAAGTATTACTTGCTGTGGTACGGGGTCCAGGCGCTGGAATTCAAGGTCATAGGTTTGTTCCCAGACATCACCCACCCTGGTACCGTGAGCGTCTGCGCCCCGGGGCTCCACCAGGCTACCGGGCGTTCTTAACCTAACTTCTCGGATTGTAAGATCCGGGGCGTGTTCTTCGCCTTTGTAGCGTAATTTAACCACCGTCTGTGTAGGAACCAGAATAAGTTCTTCAATGAAAAGCGTGCCATTGGGTATTGTTGTGCTTTGATCGACGGGCACACTACGGGTTAGTTCGGTTAAAGCGGCTCTGGTGACGGGAAAGGATACATCCCAGTTTCCTTTTACATTACCGATTTGACGTACTTGAAGTTTTAAAGTACCGCTTTCCTCCGGTAAACCATCACTGAGCTCTATGCTGCCCACGAATACGCCGTCCATGATATCTCCTCTGGCACCCATGCCGGATGCCCAGGTTCGACCGTTAAAAAGAATATCATGTCCTCTAAATCCCCGCGTAATACTAGTGGGATTGTTACCTTCCACGGTATAGATTATCGTTGTCTGAGTCGGGTCGGCCAGTATACGGTGCACCCGGAAGGTGTATCCTTGATCTGTTTTGGCCGCCAGGATCTCTTGAAACATTTCGTGCTCTTCAGCCCATTGCCACCCCTTTTCAATGCCGGACCAGTTGGTGATATATCGTCCTACTACCGATAAATTTTCCACCGCCCAGCTGCGCATGCCGGGTGAAATAGTAATAAATGTTATAAAGATTACTGCGGCTGCAGCTAAACTGCCCAGAATTTTGAAGCGTTGATTTCTTTTTTCCTTTTGAGCAAGATCACTCACCAGTTGTTCCAACCGCTGTGATTTTACCGCAGGTAATTTATTCTCTGCTGCCCAGCTGTTTAGTTTTTCCCGGATGTTTTTTTCCTGCTCCGGGGATAGATTATCGAAGTTCATGGAGTTCCCTCCTTGGCCCTTCATCTTCTTCCAACTTTTCCTTCAAACGTTTTAAAGCTCTATTAAGCCGAGATTTTACAGTACCGATGGGTATTTGAAGTTCCATAGCTATATCCTTCAATGCCAGATCGCCCAGGTAGCGCATGAATAACACCTGTCGGTGTTCCTGATCAAGCAACGCGACCACTTCCCAGATGGCGGATCCTTCCGGTATAACTTCACCAGATAGCATTTCAACCAAATCCGAAGGTTCAACCGGTATAGTTTTTTTGTTAATTCGCAGTGTATCTAAGCATTGATTGATCAGAATGCGGCGAATCCAGGCCGGGAAGGCAGAATTACCTCCCTTAAGCTTGTTACGATTGCGCCATGCCTTCTCCACCGTTTGCTGTAATACATCCCAAGCATCGCTTTCCTGGCCTAGGATTCCCCAGGCAATGTAAAAAAGTTTTCCCTCTTCCTGGTGTAACAGTTCTAAAAATTTACGTTCATGCAAATTGTCAACCTCCCGGACCGGTCCTCTATTAAAAAGACTGTTTTGGTCAGGGGAAAGGTTCCAACAAAATAATTTTTTTGATTTGTCACTATCCCTAAAGAAAATGCAACATAATATTAGCAAATTCATCTTAGTAATAAAGGAGTAATTTTAGGAATGGAAAAGCAAAATAATAGAGGCTGTAAAAAGTGCGGGCCTACAGAAGTGGCTTTAACATGTTGAAAAAAGTAACCATTGATCACCATTTATAATCCTGTCATAGGTTTCGCTGTATCCAATTCCAAAAGCCCATTAGATGCCGGGCTATTCACTTCCATGGGCGATACAAATCAGCCGCCCGGCATCGCCTGGTATTAGTCGCCGGGCCGGTTCGCCGCATACGGGGCAGGCAGGGTCTTCAATATCGTTGCTGTAAGGATTATAGACAACAATTTGATTATATGACTTGTTTTTGTGCTGCACCTCCAGCTTAATGTGAACGCAGGGCAGGTGGTAGGCTACCAGGTGGTCCAGGCACACCTCCGCTTCCACGGCATAGCGAGTGGCAACATCTTCCTCCCGCAGCTGGCGGTCACGTAAAGTGGCGGCCAATTGTTTTTCCAGCCGGCTCTTTTTAAACGTATCGTCTATGGCGCTTATTTTACGCTCAATTTCAATGGCGGATTGCTCATAATAACTGCTTATTTTAGCCAGTTCCTTTTCCCTTAAAACGGCTGCCGACTGGCATACCGGTTCCGCCAGCTGCCGCACCTGCATTTCAACTTGCCGGCAGGCCCGCCGGTGCAGTTGGGGCAGCAGCAGCATATCCGCCTTGGGCAAACGGTAATCAGGTTTGGTAACGGGTACTATATATTTCCATAAATCGGAGAAGGACAGCTTGGGCAGGCCGCTGTAACCGTCTATGACCACCGGTAACAGAGCTTCGGTTTTTTCAAAGGATCGGAATATACAGCGAAAGTTAAACTCAAAAAATACATGATCCACCATCCACTGGTGGATCACACGGGGCGGACGGCAGCGTAGAAATTCCAGGCCGGCCATTACCCGCTGCTCCAGGTTGCGGGGCGGGGTGACGCCGATTTGGGGCCGGAACAAACTGGTATAGTGTCCGTAACCCAGGGCCAAATCAGTAGCGTTATCCAGCAGGCTGCTGCCATAAGTGACAAATGTACTGCCGGGGTTTTCTCCCGCCACTTCGTAATCGAAGGCCAGCAGCAGGTGGTCATCCTTGAAATGTGCCGACAATTCTTCGGGCAGCACTGTCTCCAGCAAACCATAGCCGGTTTGTTCCACCAGCGCCCCGGATCGTTTCAAAAGAGATTCCATAAAGTCCTGTAAAACAAGCCTATTTTGGTTATTCATCGGGCAAAAGCTCCCCCAGCAGGCGGTCATCCAGCTCTTTGACCACCCGGTAATGTTCCCTGGCCGAGATCAGTTCTTCACCCAGGTTGTCCATTTGTTGTTTCAGCTCTTGTTCGTTAGCGTAACGGGACCAGATATCCATGACAATATCCTCGAAATCCCGCTTTTCTTTAAGGTTGCCCAGTATCATATCCAGCTCGCCCACCACTAGTTGGAACATATTAATCTTGGCGTCCAGCAGCTCGAGAATATATGATTCGATGGTCCCGGCCGCGGAAAGATTGTATATATACACGTTGCGGGTCTGACCCAGACGGTGAATCCGTCCGATACGTTGTTCAATGCGCATGGGGTTCCAGGGCAGGTCATAGTTGATCAAGTTGCGGCAAAACTGCAGGTTGCGCCCTTCGCTGCCTGTTTCGGTGGCTACCAGCACCCTGGCATCGCTCATGAACAGCTGTACATGCTCTTCCTTTTCTAAACGCCGCATATCTCCGTGCAGTTCAGCAATCTTAAAGCCCCGGTCACGCAGCAGAGTGGACAATGATCGTTGTGTTTCCCGAAAACTGGTGAATACCACCACTTGATCATTAATTTGCTCCAGCAGACGTACCAATGTGTCGGCTTTGGAACGCTCCTTAATCTCCCTGGCCTGGGCTGCCAGTGTACTAAAAACCCGTCGCAGCGGTGCCGGTTGCTCAGGATTGGCAGACATGCGGTCCAGGGTGGTAACAAGAGCCTCCAGGCTGCTGCCCGCCTCCCGCTGCAGCATTTTTAATACAAACCGGTTTACCCCCGCGGCGGGCTTATCGGCACCCGGGGTATAGTACCCCCGCACAAAGGTGGTCAAACGTTGATAAAATGCTTTTTCCGCCAGAGACAGGGTTACCTCAATCACTTCAGCCCGGCGCTGGCAGGCGATGGCCCCGGTTTCGCTGCGCCGGTTGCGCACCATCACTTCACGTACCAACCGCTTTAAATCCACGGAATTTTTTACTTTCAGCGGGTTGCCCCGGGTGATATATTTGCGTTTAAATGAGGCCGCTGTTTCCAGCTGTCCCGGCAGCAGTAAGGTAATTAAATTGAACAGTTCGCCCAGGTCATTTTCCACCGGTGTGGCTGTAAGCAGTAAAATATATTTTTTCTTGAGATGACTGACCAGTTGGTAAGCCTTGGTGCGACTATTTTTCAAGTGGTGTGCCTCATCAACGATAACCAGATCATATTCCGCTTCCAATACCTGCCGGCGGTGATTTTCCCGTTTAGCGGTATCTAAAGAGGCGATGATGTGAGGAAATGTACTCCAGGGATTGGGCTCTGATTTAAATGCGGCGCTGTCATAGGTTATAAAATCCAGGTTAAAC from Desulfoscipio gibsoniae DSM 7213 encodes:
- a CDS encoding DUF4179 domain-containing protein, whose product is MNFDNLSPEQEKNIREKLNSWAAENKLPAVKSQRLEQLVSDLAQKEKRNQRFKILGSLAAAAVIFITFITISPGMRSWAVENLSVVGRYITNWSGIEKGWQWAEEHEMFQEILAAKTDQGYTFRVHRILADPTQTTIIYTVEGNNPTSITRGFRGHDILFNGRTWASGMGARGDIMDGVFVGSIELSDGLPEESGTLKLQVRQIGNVKGNWDVSFPVTRAALTELTRSVPVDQSTTIPNGTLFIEELILVPTQTVVKLRYKGEEHAPDLTIREVRLRTPGSLVEPRGADAHGTRVGDVWEQTYDLEFQRLDPVPQQVILELAGRVYQKGETRLPLSGEQSAVAPDGREVRIMNLQQHGRIEEATISYLIDEKNPWPFSISDWQVLDAQGKIHRTRPKMESSVSMAIGKQPETTGDATEKEYVLKLSWELPRGSKAVALVNAGYWEYRDNLGSFTIQISVE
- a CDS encoding RNA polymerase sigma factor, which gives rise to MHERKFLELLHQEEGKLFYIAWGILGQESDAWDVLQQTVEKAWRNRNKLKGGNSAFPAWIRRILINQCLDTLRINKKTIPVEPSDLVEMLSGEVIPEGSAIWEVVALLDQEHRQVLFMRYLGDLALKDIAMELQIPIGTVKSRLNRALKRLKEKLEEDEGPRRELHELR
- a CDS encoding DEAD/DEAH box helicase, whose product is MLLRRQALQLSLSPGFDTLLSLSAVRNVQPLEYQQQTVRHVLRHLRGRALLCDEVGLGKTVEAGLIMMEYLLRGLIRWVLILTPPTLVEQWREEMYTKFNLDFITYDSAAFKSEPNPWSTFPHIIASLDTAKRENHRRQVLEAEYDLVIVDEAHHLKNSRTKAYQLVSHLKKKYILLLTATPVENDLGELFNLITLLLPGQLETAASFKRKYITRGNPLKVKNSVDLKRLVREVMVRNRRSETGAIACQRRAEVIEVTLSLAEKAFYQRLTTFVRGYYTPGADKPAAGVNRFVLKMLQREAGSSLEALVTTLDRMSANPEQPAPLRRVFSTLAAQAREIKERSKADTLVRLLEQINDQVVVFTSFRETQRSLSTLLRDRGFKIAELHGDMRRLEKEEHVQLFMSDARVLVATETGSEGRNLQFCRNLINYDLPWNPMRIEQRIGRIHRLGQTRNVYIYNLSAAGTIESYILELLDAKINMFQLVVGELDMILGNLKEKRDFEDIVMDIWSRYANEQELKQQMDNLGEELISAREHYRVVKELDDRLLGELLPDE